In the Prochlorococcus sp. MIT 1307 genome, one interval contains:
- a CDS encoding AbrB family transcriptional regulator, translating to MLVGKELLDKARSLSNRPEDEIARGCGYVGPSGRVLRKSFYKALVEAKGYKLRSTNRPGSRSSRGRQAEFRTRVHGNGNLLIGHAYTKKLGLEPGQEFRIEIRRDSGAIWLVPLAEKT from the coding sequence ATGCTGGTCGGAAAAGAACTACTTGACAAAGCCAGATCCCTAAGCAACCGTCCTGAGGATGAGATTGCTAGAGGATGCGGGTATGTAGGCCCAAGTGGACGGGTTCTACGAAAAAGCTTCTACAAAGCTTTAGTAGAAGCAAAGGGCTACAAGCTTCGCTCAACCAATCGTCCTGGAAGCAGATCTTCTCGTGGACGCCAAGCAGAATTCAGAACACGTGTCCATGGAAATGGAAACCTTCTAATTGGACATGCCTACACCAAGAAGCTTGGTCTTGAACCTGGACAAGAGTTCCGAATAGAAATTCGACGAGACAGTGGAGCTATCTGGCTAGTGCCGCTGGCAGAGAAGACTTAA
- a CDS encoding cytochrome c oxidase subunit 3: protein METLIQPDQTPTINEEQEETHADHRMFGLATFLVADGMTFAGFFAAYLTYKAVNPLLPDAIYELELPLPTLNTFLLLASSATFHQAGTALRKEDAKRCQRWLLITASLGLAFLASQMVEYFTLPFGLTDNVYASTFYALTGFHGLHVTLGAIMILIVWWQARSPNGRITSKNSFPLEAAELYWHFVDGIWVILFIILYLL from the coding sequence ATGGAAACACTAATACAACCTGACCAAACGCCCACAATTAATGAGGAGCAAGAAGAAACACATGCAGACCATCGAATGTTTGGTCTTGCAACTTTTCTTGTAGCAGATGGAATGACATTCGCCGGTTTTTTTGCCGCTTATCTCACCTACAAAGCAGTTAATCCTCTATTACCTGATGCGATTTATGAACTTGAGCTTCCCCTTCCTACACTTAATACATTTTTACTTCTAGCTAGTAGTGCAACTTTTCATCAAGCAGGAACAGCCCTACGAAAGGAAGATGCAAAGCGATGCCAAAGATGGCTTCTTATAACAGCAAGCCTAGGGCTGGCATTTCTGGCCAGCCAAATGGTCGAATACTTCACTCTGCCCTTTGGGCTTACGGATAATGTATATGCAAGTACTTTCTATGCCCTGACAGGGTTCCATGGGCTCCATGTAACCCTTGGAGCAATAATGATTTTAATTGTCTGGTGGCAAGCCAGATCACCGAATGGACGTATAACCAGTAAAAACAGCTTCCCCTTAGAGGCAGCAGAGCTCTATTGGCACTTCGTTGACGGTATTTGGGTGATTCTATTTATCATCCTCTACCTCCTTTGA
- the ctaD gene encoding cytochrome c oxidase subunit I: MTLSIPPQDNNSIESLQPKGWLRYISFSLDHKVIGLQYLVCGFIFYLIGGALASAIRIELLSPLSDFMPRDIYNQVLTLHGTIMIFLWIVPVVNGAFGNYLIPFYVGARDMAFPRLNAVAFWLIPPAGLLLISSYFINGAAQSGWTAYPPLSITTPAAGQLIWILSVLLLGGSSIFGGINFIATILKLRRPGLKLMQLPMYCWAMLGTSILVVLSTPVLAGTLVLLSFDIVAHTGFFNPTLGGNVVVYQHLFWFYSHPAVYIMVLPAFGLVSEILPVHSRKPLFGYTTMVYSIMAIVVLGFVVWAHHMFTSGTPPWMRLFFTIATSFIAVPTGIKFFNWVATLWGGKLSINSALLFSCGFIINFVLGGITGVALAQVPFDIHVHDTYFVVAHFHYIVYGGSVFVIFSSIYHWYPKFTGKMLNEKLGILHFILTFIGFNLCFAPQHWLGLNGMPRRVAEYDSQFELVNQISSAGALIMALSTLPFLWNIFHSAFKGAIAGDNPWQALTPEWLTSSPPPVENWDGAAPLVKKPYGYGMDKEKATNDSTSITEPKESL, encoded by the coding sequence ATGACACTTTCAATTCCACCTCAGGATAATAACTCCATAGAGAGTCTTCAACCAAAAGGTTGGTTGCGCTATATAAGTTTCAGTTTGGATCACAAAGTCATTGGACTTCAATATTTAGTATGTGGATTTATTTTCTATCTGATAGGTGGTGCATTAGCTAGTGCGATAAGAATTGAATTATTAAGTCCTTTGTCTGATTTTATGCCGCGTGATATCTACAACCAAGTTTTAACTCTTCATGGAACAATAATGATCTTTTTATGGATTGTGCCTGTTGTAAATGGCGCATTTGGGAATTACCTAATACCTTTCTATGTTGGAGCCCGGGACATGGCATTTCCACGGCTGAATGCTGTGGCATTTTGGCTAATCCCCCCAGCAGGACTCCTATTAATAAGTAGTTATTTCATAAATGGTGCGGCTCAATCTGGGTGGACAGCATATCCACCTCTCAGCATTACAACTCCTGCCGCAGGGCAACTCATTTGGATTCTCAGTGTCCTTCTTTTGGGAGGTAGTTCGATCTTTGGAGGGATCAATTTCATCGCAACGATCCTGAAACTAAGAAGACCTGGATTAAAGCTCATGCAACTACCAATGTACTGTTGGGCAATGCTGGGCACTAGCATCCTCGTAGTTTTATCTACTCCTGTACTTGCTGGAACACTTGTTCTTTTGAGTTTCGACATCGTCGCCCATACCGGATTTTTCAATCCAACACTTGGTGGAAATGTAGTCGTATATCAACATCTATTTTGGTTCTATTCCCACCCTGCTGTTTACATCATGGTCTTACCAGCTTTTGGCTTGGTAAGTGAAATTCTGCCAGTTCATAGCCGGAAGCCACTCTTTGGCTATACAACGATGGTTTATTCAATAATGGCAATTGTGGTTCTTGGTTTTGTGGTCTGGGCACATCACATGTTTACTAGTGGCACACCCCCTTGGATGAGACTCTTTTTTACAATCGCTACATCATTTATTGCAGTCCCAACAGGAATAAAGTTCTTTAATTGGGTGGCAACACTGTGGGGAGGGAAACTATCTATTAATTCTGCATTGCTTTTTTCTTGTGGCTTCATTATAAATTTTGTGCTTGGGGGAATCACAGGAGTAGCCCTGGCCCAAGTCCCATTCGACATTCATGTACATGACACCTACTTTGTAGTTGCCCATTTTCATTATATCGTCTATGGAGGCTCGGTTTTTGTTATATTTTCCTCTATTTATCATTGGTATCCAAAATTTACAGGAAAAATGCTCAATGAAAAGCTAGGAATACTTCACTTTATTCTTACCTTCATAGGATTCAACCTTTGTTTTGCGCCTCAACATTGGCTAGGGCTTAATGGGATGCCTCGTCGAGTTGCAGAATACGACTCACAATTCGAATTAGTAAATCAAATCAGCAGTGCTGGTGCTTTGATAATGGCTCTAAGTACATTGCCATTCCTATGGAATATTTTCCATAGTGCATTCAAAGGAGCTATAGCTGGGGACAACCCTTGGCAAGCACTAACCCCCGAATGGCTTACTAGCTCACCTCCTCCAGTAGAGAACTGGGATGGTGCTGCTCCGCTAGTCAAAAAGCCTTACGGCTATGGAATGGACAAAGAAAAGGCAACTAATGATTCCACCAGCATCACCGAACCAAAGGAGAGCCTCTAA
- a CDS encoding cytochrome c oxidase subunit II, translated as MESLVPKKSAILIIVLVIALLLGGIWVGQNVNLLPVDASTNASVYDELFKVLFSIGTILFVGMVGLVIYSLIRFRRKPGELGDGIPIEENLPLEIFWTAIPTIIILFVGLYSYDIYDRMGGMQTMQHGVNEEQSMIKDERIWGGIGAGSIETSLKSSNGVLPVEVTALQFAFLFHYPKGDIISGELHVPVGKQVSMRLESKDVIHAFWVPEFRIKQDVIPGQPTILNFTPTKPGRYPIICAELCGPYHGGMRSTVVVEEPSTYQEWFNNNSKESISNL; from the coding sequence ATGGAGAGTCTTGTGCCGAAAAAATCGGCCATTTTGATAATTGTATTAGTCATCGCCCTATTACTTGGTGGCATATGGGTTGGCCAGAATGTAAATCTTCTCCCTGTAGATGCAAGCACTAATGCAAGCGTCTATGACGAGCTATTCAAAGTTCTATTCAGTATTGGAACAATACTTTTTGTCGGGATGGTTGGACTTGTCATTTACAGCCTAATTCGCTTTCGGCGAAAGCCTGGTGAACTAGGAGATGGCATTCCAATAGAAGAAAATTTACCTCTAGAAATTTTCTGGACAGCCATTCCAACCATAATCATTTTATTTGTGGGTCTATATAGCTATGACATTTACGACCGCATGGGGGGGATGCAAACAATGCAGCATGGTGTTAATGAAGAACAAAGCATGATCAAAGATGAAAGGATATGGGGAGGAATTGGAGCTGGATCAATTGAAACATCATTAAAAAGTTCAAATGGCGTTTTACCAGTCGAAGTAACTGCACTTCAGTTTGCTTTTCTATTTCATTACCCTAAAGGAGATATCATTTCAGGTGAACTTCATGTGCCTGTGGGTAAGCAAGTAAGCATGCGGTTGGAATCAAAAGATGTAATTCATGCTTTCTGGGTCCCTGAATTCCGGATTAAACAAGATGTGATACCAGGCCAACCAACAATATTAAACTTCACCCCTACTAAACCTGGAAGATATCCAATTATCTGTGCTGAACTTTGTGGGCCATACCATGGGGGTATGCGCTCAACAGTAGTAGTGGAAGAGCCAAGCACTTATCAAGAATGGTTTAACAATAACTCAAAAGAATCTATTTCAAACTTATGA
- a CDS encoding COX15/CtaA family protein, translating into MNSSSSNLIQWRMGQLAAHIVVALVSLIVLGGATRVMEAGLACPDWPLCFGTFLPGRQMNIQVFLEWCHRLDAFLVGIALVVQLVLTFIWRAHLPRWLPWASSLLLFLVVLQAGLGALTVLNLLPSGVVTAHLVLALILIAAMSGVTQSLLFPSSLQSPLWWRLMAGGGLIALISQSLLGARMATTWAAQRCLAQAQGCLWLELHRFFAITVAAWLLFFVIISLLAGGWTRSQWPSLLAVFVLVITQVSLGLLTLEFGLKQPALTVSHQLLAALLVALLSALSFRRPQEKEVILPAMTKETFLEPCHG; encoded by the coding sequence TTGAACTCTTCGTCTTCAAATCTGATTCAGTGGCGTATGGGTCAGCTGGCAGCTCATATTGTTGTTGCCCTTGTTTCTCTGATCGTTCTTGGCGGTGCGACTCGAGTGATGGAAGCTGGCTTGGCTTGTCCTGACTGGCCTCTTTGTTTTGGAACTTTTCTTCCTGGACGTCAAATGAATATCCAGGTGTTTCTTGAATGGTGTCACCGGTTAGATGCTTTTTTGGTTGGGATAGCGTTAGTTGTTCAACTTGTTTTGACTTTTATATGGCGAGCTCACTTACCCCGATGGCTTCCATGGGCATCTTCTCTCTTGTTGTTTTTAGTTGTATTGCAGGCAGGTCTTGGTGCTTTAACAGTTCTGAATCTATTGCCATCGGGAGTGGTTACTGCCCATTTGGTTTTAGCTCTAATCCTTATTGCAGCCATGAGCGGGGTCACACAGAGCTTGCTTTTCCCTAGTAGCTTGCAATCTCCATTGTGGTGGCGCCTTATGGCTGGTGGTGGCTTGATTGCTCTTATTAGTCAGTCTCTTCTTGGTGCCCGCATGGCAACAACTTGGGCTGCACAAAGATGCTTGGCTCAAGCTCAAGGCTGTCTTTGGCTGGAATTACATCGGTTTTTTGCAATCACTGTTGCTGCTTGGTTACTGTTTTTTGTGATTATTTCATTGTTGGCGGGTGGGTGGACTCGTAGTCAGTGGCCCTCCCTGTTGGCAGTTTTTGTATTGGTTATTACGCAGGTAAGCCTTGGGCTTCTTACCCTGGAGTTTGGTCTTAAACAACCTGCTTTGACTGTGAGTCATCAACTTCTGGCCGCTTTACTTGTTGCTTTGTTGTCTGCCCTAAGTTTTCGAAGGCCACAAGAGAAAGAAGTAATTTTGCCTGCAATGACTAAAGAAACTTTTTTAGAACCCTGTCATGGTTAG
- a CDS encoding heme o synthase encodes MVSSTPEAIKTELRREHLVPSRKRVKLPPWLEVAKPRLIPLLLATTLGGMALSEGWPVPSPRLACTLGGGALAAAAAGALNCLWEQDLDGRMQRTSGRALPSGRLSPIAVFTGAISCTLAAAALLVSGVNCLAAGLSLLGLCSYVLLYTAFLKPRTPQNIVFGGVAGAIPPLVGAAAATGHVGLSGWWLFVLVMVWTPAHFWALALLLKDDYKSVGIPMLPVVKGPAFTAQAIAKYGWATVLISVFGFWALPEGGLLYGILLLPFNGRLLQMINRLGDSPEDLDSAKGLFRWSILYMFGICLLLVISRQPMAVQLDVQGMALLSQVTNALPVL; translated from the coding sequence ATGGTTAGTTCAACACCTGAGGCTATTAAGACTGAGCTTCGACGTGAGCATTTAGTTCCCTCCCGTAAACGTGTAAAGCTTCCTCCTTGGCTGGAAGTTGCGAAACCACGATTAATTCCATTGCTCTTAGCTACAACTCTTGGAGGAATGGCTTTAAGCGAAGGTTGGCCTGTCCCCTCACCCAGGTTGGCTTGCACTCTTGGTGGTGGGGCTCTTGCCGCTGCAGCAGCAGGCGCTTTGAATTGTCTTTGGGAGCAGGATCTTGATGGACGAATGCAACGTACCAGTGGCAGAGCTTTGCCTTCTGGACGGTTATCGCCAATAGCTGTTTTTACTGGTGCTATTTCTTGTACTTTGGCTGCTGCGGCTTTATTAGTTAGTGGTGTTAACTGCCTGGCGGCAGGACTTTCTCTGCTTGGTCTATGTAGTTATGTACTTCTTTATACCGCCTTCTTAAAACCTCGAACTCCGCAAAACATTGTGTTTGGAGGAGTCGCTGGAGCTATCCCTCCTTTGGTTGGTGCTGCCGCTGCAACAGGTCATGTTGGCCTTAGTGGTTGGTGGTTGTTTGTGCTTGTGATGGTTTGGACTCCAGCTCATTTTTGGGCCTTGGCACTTTTATTGAAGGATGACTACAAATCTGTAGGTATTCCGATGCTTCCTGTTGTAAAGGGACCTGCTTTCACGGCCCAAGCTATAGCTAAGTATGGATGGGCAACTGTTCTGATTAGTGTCTTTGGTTTTTGGGCATTACCGGAGGGAGGCTTGTTATATGGCATTCTTTTGCTTCCATTTAATGGGCGACTTTTGCAAATGATAAACAGATTAGGGGATTCGCCAGAGGACTTGGATAGTGCAAAGGGACTATTTCGTTGGTCAATTCTTTACATGTTCGGTATTTGTCTCTTACTTGTAATTAGCCGACAACCAATGGCAGTACAGCTGGATGTACAAGGTATGGCTTTGCTTAGTCAAGTAACAAATGCTTTGCCTGTCCTATGA
- a CDS encoding ATP-binding cassette domain-containing protein, whose amino-acid sequence MNLIEIQNLIKFYGDIQALKGLSLCVPKGSLYGLLGPNGSGKSTTLRILCTLLAPDSGEVKVAGFDALKEPQSVRCEIGYVAQEVAIDKILTGLELLQLQGDLYHLQPTERDARIALLVEKLDMKSWLSRRCGSYSGGMKRRLDLAAGLLHQPQLLVLDEPTVGLDIESRFAIWQLLRELKEQGTTVLLSSHYLEEVEALADQMAIVDEGRVIAQGTPESLKKQLGGDRVTLRVREFSDDNESEKVRKLLVDLEGVRQVVVNRAQGFSLNLVVDDENVLPRLREKLDKSDLPVFALSHSRPSLDDVYLQATGRTLMDAELAIAGQRDIKLESKKAMR is encoded by the coding sequence ATGAATCTGATTGAAATTCAGAATTTAATTAAGTTCTATGGGGACATTCAAGCCCTTAAGGGACTAAGCCTTTGCGTTCCTAAAGGCTCTCTTTATGGCCTTCTTGGACCGAATGGCTCTGGTAAGAGTACGACTTTAAGGATTCTTTGTACGCTTTTGGCTCCTGACTCAGGAGAAGTCAAAGTGGCTGGATTTGATGCTTTGAAGGAGCCTCAGTCAGTCAGGTGTGAAATTGGATATGTTGCTCAGGAGGTTGCCATTGACAAGATTCTTACAGGCCTTGAGTTGCTTCAGTTACAGGGTGACTTGTATCACCTGCAGCCCACTGAAAGGGACGCTCGAATTGCATTATTGGTTGAAAAGCTTGATATGAAGAGTTGGCTTAGTCGCCGCTGTGGAAGTTATTCAGGTGGGATGAAGAGAAGGCTTGACCTTGCAGCAGGTTTATTACATCAACCTCAATTACTTGTATTAGATGAGCCTACTGTCGGACTGGATATTGAAAGCCGCTTTGCAATCTGGCAGTTATTGCGAGAGCTAAAAGAACAAGGCACAACAGTTTTGCTAAGTAGTCATTACCTTGAAGAAGTTGAGGCTCTAGCTGACCAGATGGCGATTGTTGATGAAGGGCGTGTGATTGCTCAAGGTACGCCTGAGAGCCTTAAGAAGCAACTCGGAGGTGATCGCGTAACTCTCAGAGTGCGTGAATTTAGTGATGACAATGAATCTGAAAAAGTCAGGAAATTACTTGTAGATCTTGAGGGGGTGCGTCAAGTAGTTGTTAATCGGGCTCAAGGATTTTCTTTGAACCTTGTTGTGGATGACGAAAATGTTCTTCCTCGTTTGAGAGAAAAACTAGATAAATCTGATCTTCCGGTGTTTGCTCTTTCGCATAGTCGCCCAAGCTTGGACGATGTTTATTTGCAAGCCACTGGGAGAACACTTATGGATGCAGAGCTTGCTATTGCTGGTCAAAGAGACATTAAACTTGAAAGCAAAAAGGCTATGAGATGA
- a CDS encoding ABC transporter permease: MTSDTSSIQKSFKRGINVSYLLQETIALTRRLFIQLVRRPSTLIAGILQPLIWLILFGALFSNAPDGLLPGGMSYGRFLGAGLIVFTAFSGALNAGLPVMFDREFGFLNRLLVAPLTTRSSIVFASVIYITSISLFQSIAIMGTAFLLGYGWPGISGLLLVLLTLLLLVFAVTALSLGLAFALPGHIELIAVIFVANLPLLFASTALAPISFMPAWLGWLAAINPLTFAIEPIRAAYQGPLNLDVVILQAPYGDVTGYGCLGILLALTIGLFLLVRPLLNRKLV; the protein is encoded by the coding sequence ATGACAAGTGACACTAGTTCTATCCAAAAAAGTTTCAAGAGAGGGATTAATGTTTCTTATTTACTTCAAGAAACAATTGCTTTAACAAGGCGACTTTTTATTCAATTAGTCAGACGTCCTTCTACCTTGATAGCTGGGATCCTACAGCCATTGATTTGGCTTATTTTGTTTGGGGCCTTGTTCTCTAATGCACCTGATGGTCTTCTCCCTGGGGGTATGAGTTATGGACGATTTCTTGGGGCTGGACTAATTGTTTTTACAGCTTTTAGTGGAGCGCTTAATGCAGGCTTGCCAGTTATGTTTGATCGTGAATTTGGATTTCTTAACCGCCTTTTAGTTGCACCTTTAACTACTCGGAGTTCAATTGTTTTTGCTTCGGTGATTTATATAACTTCTATAAGTCTTTTTCAGAGTATTGCAATAATGGGGACTGCTTTTCTTCTTGGTTATGGTTGGCCAGGTATTTCAGGACTACTTCTTGTTTTATTGACTCTTTTATTGTTGGTTTTTGCTGTAACCGCATTAAGCCTTGGATTGGCTTTTGCTTTGCCAGGTCATATTGAACTTATTGCAGTGATATTTGTGGCCAATCTTCCACTTTTGTTTGCAAGTACTGCTTTGGCTCCAATTTCTTTCATGCCTGCTTGGTTGGGCTGGCTTGCTGCGATAAATCCCCTTACCTTTGCAATAGAACCTATTCGTGCGGCATATCAAGGCCCACTCAATCTTGATGTGGTAATCCTTCAAGCTCCTTATGGTGACGTGACGGGTTATGGATGCCTTGGCATTTTGTTGGCGCTCACTATCGGCTTGTTCCTATTGGTTCGTCCATTGTTAAATCGTAAACTTGTTTAA
- the groL gene encoding chaperonin GroEL (60 kDa chaperone family; promotes refolding of misfolded polypeptides especially under stressful conditions; forms two stacked rings of heptamers to form a barrel-shaped 14mer; ends can be capped by GroES; misfolded proteins enter the barrel where they are refolded when GroES binds), with amino-acid sequence MAKLLSFSDESRGALENGVNALADAVKVTIGPKGRNVVLEKKFGSPDIVNDGVTIAREVELEDPFENLGAKLIEQVASKTKDKAGDGTTTATVLAQVMVHEGLKNAAAGASPIELRRGMEKAVTQIVEGLQQRSQSVQGNAILQVATVSAGGDDEIGQMVAEAMEKVSTDGVITVEESKSLATELEVTEGMAFDRGYSSPYFVTDGDRQICEFENALLLITDRKISAISDLVPVLESVQKSGSPLVILAEEVEGEALATLVVNKNRGVLQVAAVRAPSFGERRKAALADIAVLTGGTLISEDKAMTLDKVELSDLGKVRKITISKENTTIVANEDTKDAVAARVASIKRELEETESEYDREKLNERIAKLAGGVAVIKVGAPTETELKNRKLRIEDALNATRAAVEEGIVAGGGTTLLELSKDLNKLADNQSGDKKTGIKIVQKALSAPAKQIAINAGQNGDVVISEIERIGKGFNALTGQYEDMLSAGIIDASKVVRLALQDAVSIASLLITTEVVIADKPEPPSNPGGEGGDPMGGMGGMGGMGGMGGMGGMGGMGGMGMPGMM; translated from the coding sequence ATGGCCAAACTTCTTAGCTTTTCAGATGAATCACGTGGGGCACTTGAAAATGGTGTCAATGCCCTAGCAGATGCTGTAAAAGTCACTATTGGTCCAAAAGGCCGTAATGTCGTTCTTGAGAAGAAATTTGGTTCTCCGGACATCGTCAATGACGGAGTCACAATTGCCAGAGAAGTTGAACTTGAAGACCCTTTCGAAAACCTTGGGGCAAAGCTTATAGAACAGGTTGCATCCAAAACAAAGGATAAAGCTGGGGATGGAACAACTACCGCAACTGTCTTAGCACAAGTGATGGTGCATGAAGGCCTTAAGAATGCGGCCGCTGGGGCAAGCCCAATAGAACTAAGGCGTGGAATGGAAAAAGCAGTAACTCAGATAGTTGAAGGCTTACAGCAACGCAGCCAATCAGTCCAGGGTAATGCCATTCTTCAAGTTGCCACTGTCAGTGCAGGAGGAGATGACGAAATAGGCCAAATGGTTGCAGAAGCAATGGAAAAAGTCAGCACTGATGGAGTTATTACTGTTGAAGAATCCAAATCTCTTGCGACCGAATTAGAAGTTACAGAAGGAATGGCTTTTGATAGGGGATACAGCTCTCCGTATTTCGTCACAGATGGAGATCGTCAAATTTGTGAATTTGAGAATGCTCTCCTCTTAATAACCGACAGAAAAATAAGTGCAATATCTGACCTCGTTCCAGTCTTGGAAAGTGTCCAAAAGAGTGGTTCACCTCTAGTCATCCTTGCTGAGGAAGTCGAAGGAGAAGCACTAGCCACTTTAGTTGTCAACAAAAATCGTGGTGTTCTTCAAGTTGCTGCAGTAAGAGCACCATCTTTTGGAGAAAGACGTAAAGCGGCACTTGCTGATATCGCTGTGCTTACAGGAGGAACATTAATTAGCGAAGACAAAGCGATGACGCTAGATAAGGTTGAATTATCAGACTTAGGAAAAGTACGAAAGATCACTATCAGCAAAGAGAACACCACAATAGTTGCAAATGAAGATACAAAAGACGCTGTTGCGGCAAGAGTAGCGTCTATAAAACGAGAACTAGAAGAAACAGAATCAGAATATGATAGAGAGAAGCTAAATGAAAGAATTGCAAAACTTGCAGGAGGAGTAGCAGTTATCAAAGTAGGTGCGCCTACTGAAACCGAGCTCAAAAACCGGAAATTGCGCATAGAAGATGCTTTAAACGCCACCCGTGCTGCAGTAGAAGAAGGTATTGTTGCTGGTGGAGGTACAACACTATTAGAACTAAGCAAGGACTTAAACAAACTTGCTGATAATCAAAGTGGTGACAAAAAGACAGGTATAAAAATAGTGCAAAAAGCCCTTTCTGCTCCAGCCAAACAAATTGCAATTAATGCTGGACAAAATGGTGATGTAGTCATCTCTGAAATTGAACGTATTGGCAAAGGATTTAATGCACTTACAGGTCAATATGAAGATATGCTTTCAGCTGGCATTATTGATGCGTCAAAGGTAGTAAGGCTTGCACTTCAAGATGCAGTCTCAATTGCTTCTCTCCTTATCACAACAGAAGTTGTTATAGCCGACAAGCCTGAGCCCCCATCCAATCCAGGAGGAGAAGGGGGAGATCCAATGGGTGGAATGGGTGGAATGGGTGGAATGGGTGGAATGGGTGGAATGGGTGGAATGGGTGGAATGGGTGGAATGGGTATGCCTGGAATGATGTAA
- the fabG gene encoding 3-oxoacyl-[acyl-carrier-protein] reductase, with protein MFSNDLLSGQTAIVTGASRGIGRAIAIQLGESGAEVVVNYSNSPQKAEEVVQAIREKGGKAYAIQANVAEESDVEKLTKTVLEQSGQIDVLVNNAGITRDGLLMRMKTEDWQAVINLNLNGVFLCTRAVSRSMLKQKKGRIINITSVVGLMGNAGQTNYASAKAGVIGLTRSTAREFASRGITVNAVAPGFIATDMTKELEAERILNAIPLGTFGTPDQVAGAVRFLASDPAAAYITGQVLQVDGGMVMG; from the coding sequence ATGTTTTCTAATGATCTCCTATCCGGCCAAACAGCAATAGTGACTGGTGCAAGTCGAGGCATAGGAAGAGCTATAGCCATCCAGCTTGGGGAATCAGGAGCTGAAGTAGTGGTGAACTACTCAAATTCACCGCAAAAAGCAGAAGAGGTAGTGCAAGCTATCCGTGAAAAAGGTGGCAAAGCTTATGCAATTCAAGCCAATGTTGCAGAAGAGTCAGATGTAGAGAAGCTAACAAAAACAGTATTGGAGCAAAGTGGTCAAATTGATGTATTAGTCAACAATGCAGGTATAACTCGTGATGGACTTTTAATGAGAATGAAAACAGAAGACTGGCAAGCCGTAATTAATTTGAATTTAAATGGAGTTTTCCTTTGTACAAGAGCGGTTTCAAGGTCAATGCTTAAGCAAAAAAAAGGAAGGATTATTAACATCACCTCTGTTGTCGGTCTTATGGGAAATGCTGGACAGACTAATTACGCCTCAGCAAAAGCTGGCGTAATCGGTTTAACTCGAAGTACTGCTAGAGAGTTTGCTAGTAGAGGAATCACAGTTAATGCAGTAGCCCCAGGATTCATAGCTACTGACATGACAAAAGAACTAGAAGCAGAGCGTATTCTTAATGCCATTCCCTTAGGCACTTTTGGTACCCCTGACCAAGTAGCAGGTGCCGTTAGATTCTTAGCTTCAGATCCAGCTGCTGCTTATATAACAGGCCAGGTATTACAAGTAGATGGTGGAATGGTAATGGGGTGA
- the ispD gene encoding 2-C-methyl-D-erythritol 4-phosphate cytidylyltransferase — MHLLIAAAGSGTRMGASGNKLLLPVSGRPVLAWTLDAVFAAEAIKWIGIVGQPIDKTAILNLIQDSSKPIKWINGGKTRQESVQLGLSALPPEAKHVLIHDGARCLIEPSLFNRCAEAVLKGNAVIAATPLTDTIKCVDGEGFITHTPERSGLWAAQTPQGFPVFDLSKGHSEALKKGWNVTDDASLFERLGWPVQIMKSLPSNIKVTTPFDLVIAEAVLSRRARF; from the coding sequence GTGCATCTCTTGATTGCAGCAGCAGGAAGCGGAACTCGTATGGGCGCGAGTGGCAACAAGCTTTTATTACCAGTGTCAGGCCGCCCTGTTTTAGCTTGGACCTTAGATGCAGTGTTTGCTGCAGAGGCAATCAAATGGATTGGGATTGTTGGACAACCCATAGATAAGACTGCAATCCTGAATTTGATCCAAGATTCCTCTAAGCCTATTAAGTGGATTAATGGTGGTAAAACTCGTCAAGAATCTGTGCAGTTGGGCTTGTCAGCTTTACCCCCTGAAGCGAAGCATGTTCTTATTCATGATGGAGCTCGCTGTTTAATAGAACCCTCACTCTTCAACCGTTGCGCAGAAGCTGTCTTGAAAGGTAATGCGGTGATTGCTGCAACTCCTCTTACAGACACGATTAAATGTGTTGACGGTGAAGGCTTTATTACTCATACCCCAGAACGCTCTGGCCTTTGGGCTGCCCAGACACCTCAGGGGTTTCCTGTGTTTGATTTATCTAAAGGACATTCTGAGGCTTTGAAAAAGGGGTGGAATGTGACTGATGATGCCTCCCTTTTTGAACGCCTTGGTTGGCCTGTGCAAATAATGAAATCCTTGCCTTCTAACATTAAGGTTACAACTCCATTTGACTTGGTTATTGCTGAAGCCGTTCTTTCTAGGAGGGCAAGATTTTAA